The Pseudomonas orientalis genome contains a region encoding:
- a CDS encoding DUF1120 domain-containing protein: MKTPVRLMSGALLLVMSSSALAASSVDLTVKGLITPSACAPGLSSGGVIDHGKVAAKDLKPDNWTLLGNHTLQLAITCDAPTLLALKGVDNQGNAHDPMNSYGLGLVSGKKLGGYTLTLENPMADGAAITLLESSDNGLTWRDVVPGDIWPVSYLTSFGVRSTGSWAPTPVQQVTADLDVQTMIAPTAGMDLTTEVAINGSATIEVKYL, from the coding sequence ATGAAAACCCCTGTACGCCTGATGAGCGGTGCCCTGTTGCTCGTCATGAGTTCATCCGCGCTCGCCGCCAGCAGCGTGGACCTGACCGTCAAGGGGCTGATCACGCCCAGCGCTTGTGCTCCCGGCCTTTCAAGCGGTGGGGTTATCGACCACGGGAAAGTTGCGGCCAAGGATTTGAAACCGGACAACTGGACCTTGCTCGGCAATCACACCCTGCAACTGGCGATCACCTGCGATGCGCCGACCCTGCTGGCCCTGAAGGGCGTCGATAATCAAGGGAACGCCCATGACCCGATGAACAGCTACGGCCTGGGCCTGGTCAGCGGAAAAAAATTGGGCGGGTACACCCTGACGTTAGAAAACCCCATGGCCGACGGCGCGGCGATCACCTTACTTGAGTCCTCCGATAATGGCCTCACCTGGCGGGATGTTGTCCCAGGCGACATATGGCCGGTCTCCTACCTTACTTCGTTTGGCGTTCGCTCGACAGGCAGTTGGGCACCCACTCCGGTCCAGCAGGTGACGGCAGACCTCGACGTGCAAACCATGATCGCTCCAACAGCCGGCATGGACCTGACCACGGAGGTCGCCATCAACGGCTCCGCCACGATTGAAGTGAAATACCTGTAA
- a CDS encoding response regulator: MVSRVGSSAGTSRKPKSPVVPPLHWQRLSVLVVEDHAAYRLVLGWLLQKLGLRHELVADGFMGLMAFTSRSFDLVISDCQMPLVDGYSMARAIRQHERDYRTRRVPIIALTANLQNDSPRRCREAGMDAWLLKPLTLEQLHAVLLRWLPGDTGPQAGQQAEAAASWPTRATLVATFGSDLMVDQLLESLLVEAWEDHRVLRHACSTLNAALAAERLHRLVGSLVFLGGTDLELTAMQLIEQLQRDDIAFHKVQLEVFQARLCVYLEYLSSI; encoded by the coding sequence ATGGTTTCGCGGGTAGGTTCAAGCGCAGGAACGAGCCGCAAGCCGAAGTCGCCTGTTGTTCCCCCCCTTCATTGGCAGCGACTGAGTGTCCTGGTGGTGGAAGACCACGCAGCCTATCGCCTGGTGCTGGGCTGGTTACTACAGAAATTGGGCCTGAGGCATGAGTTGGTCGCAGACGGATTCATGGGGTTGATGGCGTTCACCAGCCGGTCCTTTGACTTGGTCATCAGTGATTGCCAGATGCCCTTGGTGGACGGCTACAGCATGGCCCGCGCCATTCGACAGCATGAGCGTGATTACCGGACGAGGCGCGTGCCGATCATCGCCTTGACCGCCAACTTGCAAAACGACAGCCCCAGGCGCTGCCGCGAAGCCGGCATGGATGCCTGGCTGCTCAAACCCTTGACCCTTGAACAACTGCACGCTGTACTGCTGCGCTGGTTGCCTGGCGATACCGGTCCGCAAGCCGGCCAGCAGGCTGAAGCCGCTGCGAGCTGGCCGACCCGCGCCACGCTTGTCGCCACATTTGGCAGCGACCTGATGGTCGATCAGTTGCTGGAAAGCCTGCTGGTCGAAGCGTGGGAAGACCATCGTGTGTTGCGTCATGCTTGTTCAACCCTGAACGCGGCACTGGCTGCCGAACGCCTGCATCGCCTGGTGGGTAGCCTGGTGTTTCTGGGTGGTACCGACCTTGAGTTAACTGCAATGCAATTGATCGAACAGCTCCAGCGCGATGATATTGCGTTCCACAAGGTACAACTGGAGGTATTCCAGGCACGTTTGTGCGTCTATCTGGAATATTTGTCCAGCATTTGA